agcactatatggggctcattatactgaatggagtaatagatggggcccataacattttatggagcaatatatggggcctattctgtttgaagcattatatgggcccattctatatggagcattatatgggccccaatctgtgtggagcaatatatgcagcCCATTCTGCATGTAGCgttacatggggcccattctgtagaaattattatatggggcccattacttTGTATAgaacattatatagggcccattctatatgaagcattatacggggtacattattctgtatggagcattatttggggtccattattctgtatggagcattttatggggaccATTCTGTATGGAGGCTTATATGGGACATTGGGGTCCATTCTGTTTAgattattatatggggcccattattctgtatagagcattatatggggctcattctatatgaagcattatatggagcccgttattctgcatggagcattatatggtgcccattattctgtatggagcattatatggggtccattattatgtatggagcaggATATGGTgcctattattctgtatgtagcattaaGTGAGGCTATTATTTtgcatgaagcaatatatggggctcattatactgtatggagcactatatggggctcattatactgaagggagcaatatatgtggcccataATATTTTATGGAGCACTATCATTATATGAACaccatatatggaacattataCAGTGTCCATAATATTGTGTGgaaaactatgtggtgcccataatactgtatggaggactatatggtgctcataattctgtatggagtactgcgaggattcaccagtttctgaagtaaatggcattgtactatacctatatttctctgccgtatctgtgcatcatgaatcgttgtATGTGTCAAAGGGGCCTACTGAGACTCTTTTGtatggggcccacaaaaacctggagccggccctggctcagataactttgacaaagGTTTCAGTCCTTAATTAGtctattagggttatggcttgttcactgtcatcattaggaaaagccaggtgatgcaaatttcccagatttATAAAAACCCACCTCCTttagccttgtgccaaaaaacaggagCCATGTGGTCTTCTATGCAGcttcctagcactctgaaaatgaaaatggtggaggccatcaaagcaggagaaggctataagaagttagcaaagcatttttaagttgccctttcctcagttcgaaacgtaattaagaaatggcagttaccaggattAGTGGACGTCAAGATAAGTTCTGGAAGAtatagcaaaatttcagtgagagctgctcataggattgctagaaaagcaaatcagaacccccgcttgactgtaaATGACCTTtagaaagattttgcagactccggagttgtggtatattgttcCGCTGTTCAGAGACACCTAAACAAATACGGCCTCCATGAAcgagtcatcaaaagaaaacctctcctgtatcctcaccataaaattcagcatcagcagTATGCAAAAGAATATCTGAACAaatctgatgcattttggaaacaagtcctatgaACTATTTGGCCGCAATGATCATAGATATGTCAggaggggggcgtggcctgactgctCAGGAGACAAGTCGCATAAACGGAGAGCTCCTACCAAACCCAAGGATTTCTAAAGTGATAAAACTTTACCAACTAAGAAAACTGACACAAACTGATCCTGGGACATAAGGAGAAAAATCGGTACCAAAAAGTGTCTCTGCCGCAGCTCTGGCTGAACTAGGAGACAAAAAGTGGAGACGCACCAGGAAGAGAACAGACGCCATCTTCCTAAGACAAAGAACCGTGACTGCAGGTGGACCGGCTAGCAGTACATACCACGGAGGTAACATTTATATAGACTGTCCGGGCTTCCTACCTCCAGTTCCCCTGAATACTTGGGCTGGAGCTGGCCCTCTCCACATTCCACCCGCTGATTTGTAGCACAGACACGCTGAGCAGAGCTCTGCTGCTGGCTCCCTGGACGCCTCTGCCCGACTCCTCTGAGAGAGCGGGGAGGTCGCTGTGGGCTCACAGCTCACGGCGATTACTCACCGCTGTAAATCTCTCCTGACTCCCTCCATTCTCACCTCTGATCGTGACGGGCTGCCGGCTGGCCGGGCCCGGGGCTGCAACGGTGCTGGGAGTTTCCCGCCACAGTCTGGCGCCATATTGAAAGGTGCACACTGAGGACCAGTGGAAAGAGAGGCGCTACCTATCTGCACTTATTGTCCAAGAGGGGGCACATAATAGAGGAGGGTGAAGGAGGGTAAAATATAACAAGGGAGCGCTCGGCCGGAACTCCTGCAGGGAAAACCCTGGGGAGTGCGCAGACCGCGCTCCACTGAGGAGGAAGGTGAACAAGGTAGGACTGGGACTGGGGCTGGTGGGACAGGGGACCCCCCGGGGCGCCTGCCATAGTGCCCCCAGCGCTGATCATTTCCCACCAGTGGGAGGGTGGACGCCATCTTGGGGACGGATCCCCTCGTGGAGAGGCACTCCTGCATATTGCCCTGCTTATTATCCTTACTGCAGAGGTGGGACAGTCATCCTGCCATTGCCCTTTGCTGAGTTGTCACAGTGCCTTGTCTCCATTGGTGCTGGAGAACAGAATCCCAGCATACTACTTagagttctttcacacttcagttgtgtggcgtcagttaggtccgacatcgtggcggatcgacggatccgtcaaatttggtggaaaaacggttctaacggatccgtttttttgacggatcagctgccccgatccgtttaaaaaacggatccgttagaaccgttgcgaccgtttttacatccgttgtaaccgttttttgacggatccgttttttaaaaggggatgatttcaatgtgattggctactggatactactgcaaaactatatatagcgtgtatttacaccacatctttgaaaggttgtagagaaagtggcagaaatggaaggagtcctggcgaacattgcaaagatctatgcggattttacttttgaggcaaatcagttggcagtcagcgtttgagagagggaggaacaaagactgcgcatcctacggcagcggcggaagagaaggctgtggatccatcccatcacagcacaacgtatgacccgtggtgtttattccacgctttacatggaactaagggaaaaccctcaaaagttcttcaattatgtgaggatgagagctgaaaatttcgagtttttattgggctatgtggaagactgtatacgtagacgagacacccagatgcgattctcaatatcaccagcagagcgtctcatggtgactattcggtaagtaattttttttttttaaatgattctcattcatcagacttataactgtaatgttgttttttgaatttttttattaattattgtcttttcgttttgttaacagattccttgcaactggagagtcgttctcatccctccattttcagtatcgacttgggatatccaccatctcggggatcatcagagatacctgccgggcattgtgggagtgcctacaagtggaatacatcccagagccatcacaggagaggtggctggagatcgcccaaaattttcatcaaatttgccagtttccaaattgtgttggagcagttgatggaaagcacatacggatcgtcaaaccttcaggctctggatcacagttttataactataagaagtacttctctattgtgttgatggccatagccgatgcacaatgcaagttcatcgctgttgatatcggtgcgtatggacgcgcaaatgattcacaaatctttaaaaattcaccaatggggtgccgtttatatggagagacatttgattttccgccccctagacctctccctggaaccactagtccaccattaccatttgtttgtgttggagatgatgccttccagctttccccacacttgctgaaatcctttggaagtagtggactgacccagaggaaaaaaatttacaattaccgcttaaccagagcacgaagagtagtggaatgtgcttttggcatcttaactgccaaatggagagtcctgctaactgcaattaaactgcagactgaaactgtcgatgatgtggtcaaagcgtgcgttgtcctgcacaattttgttttatcaaaagaacaagtttccctggaggataatgtttctgaaagcaccttacgggattaccaaaaccccacttttcgcagtccagtagcagtctccagaatgcgggacagttttgcagac
The Ranitomeya imitator isolate aRanImi1 chromosome 3, aRanImi1.pri, whole genome shotgun sequence genome window above contains:
- the LOC138670342 gene encoding uncharacterized protein, which produces MTRGVYSTLYMELRENPQKFFNYVRMRAENFEFLLGYVEDCIRRRDTQMRFSISPAERLMVTIRFLATGESFSSLHFQYRLGISTISGIIRDTCRALWECLQVEYIPEPSQERWLEIAQNFHQICQFPNCVGAVDGKHIRIVKPSGSGSQFYNYKKYFSIVLMAIADAQCKFIAVDIGAYGRANDSQIFKNSPMGCRLYGETFDFPPPRPLPGTTSPPLPFVCVGDDAFQLSPHLLKSFGSSGLTQRKKIYNYRLTRARRVVECAFGILTAKWRVLLTAIKLQTETVDDVVKACVVLHNFVLSKEQVSLEDNVSESTLRDYQNPTFRSPVAVSRMRDSFADYFMSPAGSVDWQYEMV